CGGCTCCTAGGCTCATATTGATAACGTCTGAATCTATCAAGGTCGCATAGACAATACCTGCATTAATGCTACTAAATGGGCCGGAGCCAGAGTATTCCGATAACACTTTTACGGCTACAATTTCAGCGTTGGGAGCAACACCAATTACTCCGATGCCGTTATCCGCAGCTGCGATAGTACCTGCAACGTGGCTACCATGATTGAAAAAGGAACCTTCTCTTACGTTCCAATCTTCACCTGGGATGAACGATGCACTTAAACTGGTATTTAAATTGGCGGACAAATCCTCGTGTTCGGCATCTATACCGGAATCCAATACTGCTACACGCACACCTGTTCCAGTTTGTCCTGTATTCCAAGCCTCTGGAGCATCAATGGCGTCCATTCCCCATAGTAATGGAAAATAAAGTTCATCACTACCTATACTAAGTGGGGAAGCTTGAGGATATAAATCAGGGGTTATCCATTGTACATTCAAATCAGGAACAATAGACCTTACATCACTTAAGCTACTAATTTTTGAGTTAATTTTTTCAGTAGAGCTTATAACCGCCACTCCAATTTCCGGTATGGAAGATTTTAGTGTCGCTCCCATACTTTCCAATTCAGCTAAAAATCCATCAGGAATCTCCTCGCTTTTCAAAATTACCATGAAGTCCTTTTTGAAACTGGCTTTGGCCGAAATGGCCTTTAATTCCTCGGTTTCATTAGTTTCAAATTCCGATGTACAGGAAGCTAAAATAGTTGCTCCAAGGATGATTGACCAAATGGTCTTTCTGTTCATTAAATACATTTTTTTCATTTTCAGTTTTAATTTTAGTTAGTGGCCTTAAGTTAAATAAATATTAAATTAAAACCGCTCCATTTGGAGCGGTTTTTCTTCTG
Above is a window of Maribacter algicola DNA encoding:
- a CDS encoding S8 family peptidase, which gives rise to MKKMYLMNRKTIWSIILGATILASCTSEFETNETEELKAISAKASFKKDFMVILKSEEIPDGFLAELESMGATLKSSIPEIGVAVISSTEKINSKISSLSDVRSIVPDLNVQWITPDLYPQASPLSIGSDELYFPLLWGMDAIDAPEAWNTGQTGTGVRVAVLDSGIDAEHEDLSANLNTSLSASFIPGEDWNVREGSFFNHGSHVAGTIAAADNGIGVIGVAPNAEIVAVKVLSEYSGSGPFSSINAGIVYATLIDSDVINMSLGAVFNKNGFITLEDGSVIKVPGKLISEIRIAQQRAIDFAYKNGVTVVVSAGNGGSNFDGNGSAIGLPASLNNVISVSATAPLSWIENPTGDLDLPASYTDYGKSHITVSAPGGDFDSPSDFWFYDMVLSTSPGGYFFSAGTSMASPHVAGVAALIIGKNGGSMAPHEVTKKLVNTADKIDGNGVSLYHGEGRVNAYRAVTE